In Priestia aryabhattai, the genomic window TACGCTAAATACTATGACAGCCACTCATGCCATCCAACCTATCTTCATTATAAATGAAAGCGATTACAAAGTAAAGTTGTTATTTAAATATTCTGTTTATTTAATCGTTATATATTTAGTTAATCTCTATAATTTCTAAACATATAATCTAACAATGGAATCTTTAAAGATTCCTAAACTTAGAGGAGGTGTAATTGTGAAATTAAGGGGTAATTTAAATGCATTAATTGGTGTCTGGTTTATTATCGCACCTTGGGCTATTGGTTATTCAGATCAATCAGGAGCTTTATGGTCAAGTATAATTTTTGGAATCATTCAAGTTATTGTATCGTTATGGGGCTATGACAAACCTGGCTGGAATTCATGGCAAAACTGGATCTCCGCGATTACTGGTGTCTGGTTTGTAATTTTCCCATTCATCTACTCATTAACAAATGGAGAGGTTTGGTCAAGCGTAATTCTTGGTTTAATCACGATTATATTTAGTTTATGGAACTTAGGATCTAATTCGGGCTCAAAGGCTGTAGATTAAAAATAAAACGGATAGGAACCGACTATTTGAGCAAACTATCCAAGATGTCACAAAACATCGACTCATACAACTAAATTCTGCAACAGAAAAAACCTACCTCTTTTGACTGGGAAGAGATAGGTTTTTCTTTTTTAAAGATATATACGGTATACAAAACTAGTCTATATAAAGTCAATAAAGTATAGAATCTCCTTAATAGGGCAGACTGCTAAAGTTCGTTGGATCATACACAATACCTGTTGTATGTAAATAGCTTTATTTCTTGTTGCAGTTGCAGACTTCCTAACAAGTCTGTTTCTTTTTATTTAATAATTATAAAAATGAATAATAAATAACATCTTGAGCAAACTACCCAAGAAGCCGTGAGGCATCATAAGAATAATTCTCCTATTTCCTTACGAGGACAGAAAAAAACTACTGAACAGGAGCAGTAGTTTTTTTCGTTTTTATGTTGTATAGAATATACAAGTGTAGTTAACATAATGTGACTTACAGGAACCCAATAAAACAACACAAAAAACATGTACATAAAATAAAAGAAAAGAAGAGATAAAACTTTATAAACATTGATATAACAACATTCTGGTGAATAAACTATAATCGTATACGTTATAAACCATAATCGTATTTATTATAAATTATAATCACATACGTTACAGAACATAATTATATTTGTTATAGAATATAATCTAAAGTAGATTATAAAAATAAACAAAACACCTTGAACTTATTTAATTTTTATAATACGATACAGATTATAAATGATAATACAAAAGAGGTGTAGAATTGAAGAATTGGGAAAAAGAACTAATTGGGGATACACAAAGAAAAAAAATCAGTAAAGAAGTTAAAGAAACAGTTACTAATGATGATGGAGAAAAGCTATTTCAAAGGCATATTGAAGAATCATATGTTTCCAAAGAACCAGATTACGTAAAAATTTATTTAGATAATATCCTACAGATAAATAACCTATCAAGTGGTATCCAAAAGACATTGAACGTTCTTCTAAAAAGAATGGCCTATGACAACATAGTTGTTTTAAATGCATACATAAAGAAACAAATGGCTGAAGAATTAGGATTTAATACAGTTCAAAGTTTGAATAACAACATCAATAAGCTTGTTAAAGAAGGAATTATGAATAGAAAAGGAACTGGAACATATGAAATGAATCCATTTCTATTTGGAAGAGGATCTTGGGACAATATTAAGAAGATTAGATTCCAAGTAATATTTGAGGAAGGGAAAATCAGTCAAAGAGCAGATTTTGACTATAAAGACGAAGTCGCTATATCTCATGAGGAAAAAAACTACTGATTAAACACAAGTAATCTTTTTTCCTTTATACACATAAGTTCTTACGAACTTGAGCAAACTACTCAAGACGC contains:
- a CDS encoding SPW repeat protein; this encodes MKLRGNLNALIGVWFIIAPWAIGYSDQSGALWSSIIFGIIQVIVSLWGYDKPGWNSWQNWISAITGVWFVIFPFIYSLTNGEVWSSVILGLITIIFSLWNLGSNSGSKAVD
- a CDS encoding replication/maintenance protein RepL translates to MKNWEKELIGDTQRKKISKEVKETVTNDDGEKLFQRHIEESYVSKEPDYVKIYLDNILQINNLSSGIQKTLNVLLKRMAYDNIVVLNAYIKKQMAEELGFNTVQSLNNNINKLVKEGIMNRKGTGTYEMNPFLFGRGSWDNIKKIRFQVIFEEGKISQRADFDYKDEVAISHEEKNY